A single region of the Cucumis melo cultivar AY chromosome 3, USDA_Cmelo_AY_1.0, whole genome shotgun sequence genome encodes:
- the LOC103485744 gene encoding uncharacterized protein LOC103485744: MERHIRRFLNKLSFASIAIATLILIFLFLQTPQTCIPPNSPSKPHLKFLKSSYDSTPRELVSIDKKNKRLWSSNDWKKKLSSFINFFQSIRDLGLLHNHTKFICVSAGAGPKVMALSHMGVHDVTGVELIHRLFW; encoded by the coding sequence ATGGAACGCCACATTCGCCGTTTTCTCAATAAACTTTCATTTGCTTCTATTGCCATTGCCACTCTCATCctcatcttcctcttcctccAAACCCCACAAACCTGCATTCCCCCAAATTCTCCTTCAAAACCCCATCTTAAATTCCTCAAATCCTCCTACGATTCAACTCCTCGCGAGCTCGTCTCCATTGACAAGAAGAACAAGCGTCTTTGGTCATCCAACGACTGGAAGAAGAAGCTCTCCTCCTTCATTAATTTCTTCCAATCCATTCGAGATCTAGGCCTTCTTCATAACCACACCAAATTTATCTGCGTTTCCGCCGGTGCTGGCCCTAAGGTCATGGCGTTGTCTCATATGGGAGTTCACGATGTCACCGGTGTCGAGTTGATTCATCGCCTCTTTTGGTGA